A stretch of the Rhizomicrobium sp. genome encodes the following:
- a CDS encoding TetR/AcrR family transcriptional regulator: protein MPSSRRSRKRLATRQAISDAATLLFIARGFDRVTVDEIAAAADVGRMTVFNHFPRKEDMFFDRDEEGREILREALRQRDPQVAPIETYRLLAHRLIAEQSPAVEFSARSQSFIETIEASEPLKARARAIRDELAHVVTVALAECVGRKPDDPLAHLAADLLLATWAVAFIQAHRTFRRSRNTGEANAVFLAIVDTGTVGLKAAMAGTPYA from the coding sequence AAGCCATCTCCGACGCCGCCACGCTCCTCTTCATCGCGCGCGGCTTCGATCGCGTGACGGTGGACGAGATCGCGGCAGCCGCCGACGTCGGGCGGATGACGGTGTTCAATCACTTTCCCCGCAAGGAGGACATGTTCTTTGATCGCGACGAAGAGGGACGCGAGATACTGCGCGAAGCCTTGCGGCAGCGTGATCCGCAGGTCGCACCGATCGAGACATACCGTCTGCTCGCGCATCGGCTGATTGCGGAACAGAGCCCTGCCGTCGAATTTTCCGCCAGGAGCCAAAGCTTCATAGAGACGATCGAGGCCAGCGAGCCCCTCAAGGCTCGGGCCAGAGCAATACGAGACGAGCTGGCGCATGTCGTCACGGTGGCGCTGGCCGAATGCGTAGGGCGAAAGCCGGATGATCCCCTCGCCCACCTCGCGGCCGACCTGCTCTTGGCGACGTGGGCCGTGGCCTTCATCCAGGCTCACAGGACCTTTCGCCGGAGTCGCAATACAGGGGAAGCGAACGCTGTCTTTCTCGCGATTGTCGACACGGGAACCGTCGGCCTAAAAGCTGCGATGGCGGGAACGCCCTACGCTTGA